The following proteins come from a genomic window of Rhodoligotrophos sp. CJ14:
- the aroQ gene encoding type II 3-dehydroquinate dehydratase, which translates to MAVIFVLNGPNLNLLGKREPHIYGHTTLAEIEQKLGAAASAAGHTIDFRQSNHEGVIVDWIQEAREKAAGIIINPAALTHTSVAILDALSAFSGPILEVHLSNIHKREPFRHHSYVSRVTTGVICGLGAAGYELALHWLLEALASATAKPTTSA; encoded by the coding sequence ATGGCTGTTATTTTCGTCCTGAATGGCCCCAACCTAAACCTGTTGGGTAAGCGGGAGCCTCACATTTACGGCCACACGACCCTCGCCGAGATCGAGCAAAAGCTTGGCGCGGCCGCAAGCGCTGCCGGTCATACCATCGACTTTCGCCAGTCAAACCATGAGGGCGTCATCGTCGACTGGATCCAGGAAGCCCGCGAAAAGGCTGCAGGCATCATCATCAATCCCGCTGCCTTGACCCACACTTCGGTTGCGATCCTCGACGCTTTGAGTGCCTTTTCGGGACCGATCCTGGAGGTGCACCTCTCGAACATCCACAAGCGAGAGCCATTCCGGCACCACTCCTATGTCTCTCGTGTGACCACCGGGGTGATCTGCGGATTGGGGGCGGCTGGCTATGAGCTGGCGCTGCACTGGCTGCTTGAAGCCCTGGCATCCGCCACCGCAAAGCCAACCACATCCGCGTGA
- a CDS encoding transporter substrate-binding domain-containing protein, producing MTVPPFVMRDRDGQWTGISIELWTRIADRLRLGYRLVEYKTLAELIGAVARGELDVAVGALTITAPREDVLDFSQPYYVTGLGIAVPTHQSAPLLLPFVRAMSSFRFGQAALGLLALAGVLSLIIVLIEYANRQPASGSGHHGRWWSAHSPVPPGSLRPRTLPGRVLGAILAAVVTVALVTVGAAIALTWASYDARHPIATVSDLTHVKVGTVANSSSSEFLSSESIKFQSFSTPVEGLDALRQGTLDAFVFDKPLLAWAVLQQFSSSVEVLDTSFDLQSYAFALKQDSPLRSRVDPLIIEISRSEKWRHVLYRYLGENE from the coding sequence ATGACGGTGCCACCCTTCGTCATGCGCGACCGCGACGGCCAGTGGACGGGTATCAGCATCGAGCTTTGGACGCGCATCGCGGACCGGTTGCGCCTCGGCTACCGGCTGGTCGAGTATAAGACGCTCGCCGAGCTGATCGGGGCCGTCGCACGGGGCGAGCTCGACGTCGCGGTGGGGGCGCTCACCATCACTGCACCGAGGGAGGACGTCCTCGATTTCAGCCAGCCTTACTATGTCACCGGGCTCGGGATCGCCGTGCCGACCCACCAGTCGGCGCCATTGCTGCTTCCCTTCGTCAGAGCGATGTCGTCCTTCCGGTTCGGGCAGGCTGCGCTCGGTCTGCTCGCGCTCGCCGGGGTCCTCAGCCTCATCATTGTCCTGATCGAATATGCCAACCGGCAACCCGCCTCGGGTTCCGGACATCATGGCCGCTGGTGGTCAGCGCATTCTCCGGTGCCGCCTGGTTCGTTACGGCCGAGAACTCTGCCTGGCCGGGTGCTCGGGGCCATCCTGGCCGCCGTGGTCACGGTTGCGCTGGTCACGGTGGGCGCGGCGATTGCGCTTACTTGGGCCTCTTACGATGCGAGACATCCGATCGCGACGGTGAGCGACCTCACGCATGTGAAGGTGGGCACGGTCGCAAACTCGTCCAGCTCCGAATTTCTGAGCAGCGAGAGCATCAAATTCCAGAGCTTCTCGACACCAGTCGAGGGCCTGGACGCATTACGCCAGGGCACGCTCGATGCGTTCGTGTTCGACAAACCCCTGCTTGCCTGGGCCGTGCTGCAGCAGTTCTCCTCGTCCGTCGAAGTGCTGGATACGAGTTTCGATCTGCAGTCCTATGCCTTCGCCCTCAAGCAGGACAGTCCGCTCAGAAGCCGCGTGGACCCGCTCATCATCGAGATCTCGCGAAGCGAGAAATGGCGGCACGTGCTCTATCGTTATCTCGGAGAGAACGAATAA
- a CDS encoding L,D-transpeptidase family protein: MSVLLKRIIASLSLCIGSASICAAQIAPDRTASTASDLTPAASATQEPWNDPALTTGSIPRDPDPQPLPHQSDTGGLSGQDLKIPAEDLIVLTNAAQFIGTPPRSGKQDPFVLKLQIMLDRAHASPGVIDGYWGDNVRKAVLAAREMLGLPLSGNIDRQLWQALEQFDPTPPLRAYTVTEKDAAGPFVPEMPKDYGELAKLERIAYRTIEEMLAERFHMDEKLLRQLNPKARFVVGEEIIVADTGKPFKATVAQLIADKQRKQLLGYGGDGRLLVAYPATIGSTTTPSPTGVHAIKAIAVGAEYWYRPQVNFKQGNNDKPLRLAPGPNNPIGSVWIGLDKPTFGIHGTPEPSKIDKSNSHGCVRLTNWDVEELVKLVKPGVPVEFYDPTSMVGAAQ; the protein is encoded by the coding sequence ATGTCAGTTCTGCTCAAGCGCATCATAGCGTCTCTCAGCCTTTGCATCGGCAGCGCGTCGATCTGCGCCGCTCAAATCGCACCAGATCGCACGGCCTCCACCGCCTCGGATCTCACGCCGGCCGCTTCTGCCACGCAGGAGCCTTGGAATGATCCGGCACTGACAACGGGAAGCATTCCGCGCGACCCGGACCCCCAGCCGCTCCCGCACCAGTCCGACACCGGCGGATTGTCGGGGCAGGATCTGAAGATTCCCGCCGAGGACCTCATTGTCCTCACCAATGCCGCCCAGTTCATCGGCACTCCGCCGCGAAGTGGCAAGCAGGACCCATTCGTGCTGAAGCTGCAGATCATGCTGGACCGGGCCCATGCTTCGCCGGGCGTGATCGACGGCTATTGGGGTGACAATGTCAGGAAAGCGGTGCTGGCCGCGCGCGAGATGCTTGGCCTGCCGCTCAGTGGCAATATCGACCGCCAGCTGTGGCAAGCGCTCGAGCAGTTCGATCCCACCCCGCCGCTACGGGCTTACACGGTCACCGAAAAGGACGCCGCCGGACCATTCGTTCCTGAGATGCCCAAGGATTACGGGGAGCTCGCCAAGCTCGAGCGCATCGCCTATCGGACCATCGAGGAAATGCTGGCCGAGCGCTTTCACATGGATGAGAAACTGCTTCGGCAACTCAATCCAAAGGCCCGTTTCGTGGTTGGCGAGGAGATCATCGTCGCCGATACCGGCAAGCCGTTCAAGGCGACGGTCGCACAACTGATTGCGGACAAGCAGCGCAAGCAGCTCCTTGGATATGGCGGCGATGGCCGGCTGCTTGTGGCTTACCCCGCCACGATCGGGTCGACGACGACGCCCTCACCCACGGGCGTTCATGCGATCAAAGCCATCGCGGTTGGCGCCGAGTACTGGTATCGGCCCCAGGTCAATTTCAAGCAGGGCAATAATGACAAGCCCCTGCGGTTGGCGCCGGGTCCGAACAACCCGATCGGCTCGGTGTGGATCGGCCTCGACAAGCCCACTTTCGGCATCCATGGCACGCCGGAGCCGTCCAAGATCGACAAGAGCAACAGCCATGGCTGCGTGCGGCTGACCAATTGGGACGTGGAGGAGCTGGTGAAACTGGTCAAGCCCGGCGTGCCCGTGGAATTCTATGATCCGACGAGCATGGTGGGCGCCGCGCAATAG